The proteins below are encoded in one region of Populus alba chromosome 2, ASM523922v2, whole genome shotgun sequence:
- the LOC118046882 gene encoding universal stress protein PHOS34 — protein sequence MATLEEKQVMVVGIDDSQHSTYALEWTFDHFFTPPLASNSPFKVVVVHAITSATSVVASLAEPGIAEVLPQVESDLKKIAARGIEKAKEICISKSVSDVIFEVVEGDPRNVLREAVEKHHASVLVVGSHGYGAIKRAVLGSVSDYCVHHANCTVMIVKRPKMP from the exons ATGGCAACCTTAGAAGAGAAGCAAGTGATGGTTGTTGGGATTGATGATAGCCAGCACAGTACATACGCTTTAGAGTGGACATTTGATCACTTCTTCACTCCCCCTCTAGCTTCCAATTCACCTTTCAAGGTCGTTGTTGTCCATGCCATAACTTCCGCTACCTCCGTCGTCGCCAGTCTTGCTGAACCTG GGATTGCTGAAGTTTTGCCACAAGTGGAATCGGACTTGAAGAAGATAGCTGCAAGAGGTATCGAAAAGGCTAAGGAAATTTGCATCAGTAAATCG GTGAGTGATGTGATCTTCGAAGTGGTGGAAGGTGATCCTAGAAATGTTCTTCGCGAGGCTGTAGAGAAGCACCATGCTTCAGTGCTGGTTGTAGGAAGTCATGGTTATGGAGCTATTAAAAG GGCAGTCTTAGGTAGTGTGAGTGACTATTGCGTTCATCATGCTAACTGCACTGTGATGATAGTGAAGAGGCCTAAGATGCCTTGA